From the Haladaptatus sp. DJG-WS-42 genome, the window GCGGTCGAGAATCGGATGGTCCGTTGAAGTTGTAGAATCGACCGTGTCGGGAAAAGAGACGGAGATGACCCGGTCGCCTGCGACCCCAATCTGAACGTATCGGTCGAGATAGTCGGATTCTCGTGCGTAAATACCGGCAGACTCGTCCATAGGGGACAGAGGGCCGTCATGACCTTGAACATTCGGCACCGCCGTCCTGTCGGCGCAAGCCTTATGTACAAATCAGTTCATCATTGAACAACAATGGTAGTTCAAGACGAGGTTGCCCCCGAAGTGGCCGCCATTCTCGCCTCCGCCCGAGAGCGAGATGGGGCCACCGAACGGGTATCCGTCGAACCACGGTCGCTCGAATCGGCGTTTTCTACAGCCGAGGACGCCGGTCGTGTCCCACTCATCACGGAGGTGAAACCGACGAGTCCGACGACCGATGGCGTGCGCGCAGACGACCCCGCACAGCTCGCCCGCGAGATGGTCGCTGGCGGGGCGGCCGCCATCTCGGTGCTCACCGAACCCGACCACTTCGGCGGGTCGCTCGAAAATCTCCGTGCCGTCCGTGAGGCGGTGGACGTGCCGGTGCTCCGTAAGGACTTCATCCTCCGCGAGGAGCAACTTGACGCCGTCGAATCGGACGTTATCTTGCTCATCGTCCGATTCGTCGATGACTTGGAAACCTTGCTCACTGCCGCCCGCGACCGTGGCTTTCAGGTGCTCGTTGAGGTCCACACCGCAGCGGAACTGGACGAAGCCCTCGACGCGGGTGCGACCATCATCGGCATCAACAACCGCGACCTGACCTCGCTCAGCGTCGACCTCGGCACGTTCGAGAGTTTGGCTCCAAAGGTTCCAGACGACGTGTTGCTCATCGCAGAGAGCGGGGTTTCGACGCCAGACGACGTGTCGCGGATGCGCGCCGCCGGGGCGGATGGTCTGCTCATCGGAACCGCAATCATGGACGGCGACGTGACGGAAAATACGCGACTTCTCTCACAGCTATGAGCGACTCACCTGCGAAATTCGGCGACTACGGCGGCCAGTACGTCCCGGAAGTGCTGATGCCCGCCATCGAGGAACTGACCGACGCGTACGAACGCTACGTGCTCGAAAACGAAGACGGTTTCATGGACGACTTTCGCGCTCGCCTGCGTGACTTCGGGGGTCGGCCCACGCCGCTCCAGCACGCAGAACAGCTGAGCGAGCGCTACGACACCGAGGTGTACCTCAAGCGCGAAGACCTCGTCCACGGTGGCGCACACAAGCTGAACAACGCGCTCGGGCAGGTGTTGCTCGCCAAGTACATGGGCAAAGCGCGTATCGTCGCCGAAACTGGCGCAGGCCAACACGGAACGGCGACGGCGATGGCCGCGGCCCACCTCGGCATGGACTGTGAGGTGTACATGGGCCGTCGGGACATCACCCGACAGCGCCCGAACGTGTTCCGCATGCGCATCAACGGCTCGAAAGTGAACCCCGTAGACGTGGGTCGGGGCACGCTTAAAGAGGCCATCAACGAGACGATGCGCGACTGGGCGACCAACGTCGAAGACACCCACTACGTCATCGGCTCCGTGGTCGGCCCGCATCCCTTCCCGCGAATGGTGCGCGACTTCCAGTCGGTCATCAGCGAGGAAGCCCGCGCACAGATTCGAGAGAAAACCGGTGGCCTGCCCGACAGCGTCGTCGCCTGTGCAGGCGGCGGGTCGAACACCATGGGCGCGTTCCACAACTTCGTCCCCGACGAAGACGTGGCGCTGTACGCCGTCGAAGCCGGAGGCTCCAGCCTCGACGTAGACGAAGAGAAGGGCGTTGCGCCAAACTCCGCCTCGCTTTCGACGGGGTCGGTCGGCGTGCTCCACGGCGCGCGCACCCGTCTGCTCCAGTCGCGAGACGGCCAGATTCTCGAATCGCACAGCATCAGTTCGGGCCTCGACTACGCCGGTGTTGGGCCGGAACTCGCCTATCTCGTCGATACGGGCCGCGTGACGCCGGTGACGGTGCCAGACGACGCCGCACTCGAAGCGTTCCACCGCTTCTCACAGGAAGAGGGCATCATTCCGGCGCTCGAAACGGCGCACGCGATTGCCTACCTCGAAACGGCCGACGACCTCGGTGAGTCGGTCATCGTGAACATCTCTGGGCGGGGCGACAAGGACTTAGAGTCCGTGCTGGAGGAGACGGCAAAGCGTGACCTTGTGAACGCGCCGGAGATGGGGGTGTTCGAATGAACGCCATCAGTGACGCCTTCCGTGAAGGCCCCGCGCTGATTCCGTACATCACGGCTGGCGACCCGGACGCAGAAAGCACTAAAGAACAGGTTCGCGCCCTCGCTCGGGGTGGGGCGGACATCATCGAACTCGGCCTCCCGTTCTCGGAACCGATTGCGGACGGGCCGACGATACAGAACGCCATCCAGCGGTCGCTCGACGCGGGCATGACTCCCCGAAAATACCTCGATTTGGTGGCCGACCTCGATGTGGACGTGCCGCTCGTCTGCATGACCTACTACAACCTCATCTACCAGTACGGCAACGAACCCGTGCGGGCGTTCGTCGAAGCCGCGGCGGACGCCGGGATTTCGGGACTCATCGTCCCCGACCTCCCGGTCGAGGAGTCTGACGACCTCAGGGCGGCCTGCGACGAGTTCGGCCTTGACCTCATCTTCATCGTCGCGCCGACGACGAAAGGTGAGCGCCTAGACCGCGTGATGGAGCAGGTTTCGGGGTTCGTCTACGTCCAAGCCCGTCTCGGGACGACCGGGGCGCAGGCCGACGTGAGCACCCAGACCCACGACAGCCTCGGTCGGTTGGCGAACTACGACGTGCCGAAAGCCGTTGGCTTCGGCGTGAGCGAGGGCCACCACGCCCGCGAAATCGTCGCGGCGGGAGCGGACGGCGTCGTCGCCGGGAGTGTCTTCGTTGACCTGATTGCTTCCGGCGAGGATGTGGCGTCGAATTTAGAACAGAAAGCGAGAGAACTGGCAGAAGGCGCACGGACAGGATTCACACAACGTGTGCCGCGACCGGAACGCACATAACTAACGCTTGCCACACACTAACATACTAATGAATATCGGAAAAGCAGCTCGGCTCGAACGCATCGGTACACGGGGTCGATACGTCATCGTCCCGATGGACCACGGCATTACACTTGGGGCGGTACAAGGCCTCAAAGACATCGAAGCGACGATTGAATCGGTAACACGCGGTGGCGCAGATTGCGTGCTCACCCAGAAGGGGATTGCACCTCGCGTCCACGGAAACAAAAACGGCAAAGGCTACATCGTTCATCTCAACGCTTCTACGACAATTGGACCGGATTCTAACGACAAACGCATGACGGGCACCGTAGAGGACGCCATTCGTGCGGGTGCAGACGCCGTGAGCGTCCACGTCAACGTCGGCTCCGACCACGAGCCAAAGCAGATGGAAGACTTAGCCCGCGTCACCTCCGAGGCAGACCGCCTCGGCATCCCCGTCCTTGCGATGACCTACGCCCGCGGCCCTGGCATCGACGAACACGACGCAGAAGCCCTCGGTCATGCCGCCCGCTTCGGTGAAGAACTCGGTGCGGACATCATCAAAACCGCGTACTCTGGCGACCCAGAGAGCTTCCGACACGTCACCGAATCGACCCGCCTCCCAGTCGTCATCGCTGGTGGCTCACGCGGCACAGACTTAGAGACCATCCAGATGGTTCGCGGCGCGATGGACGCCGGGGCAGCAGGTGTCTCGATGGGCCGGTCTATCTTCCAGCACGAGAACCCAGAAGCAATCGCCCGCGCGGTCACCGACGTCGTCCACAACGACGCCCCCGCAGACAAAGCGCTCGAACGCGCTGGCCTCGCCGTCAAAGCCTGAGCACGCGACGCTGCTTTTACTGAAATCCCCCGCCGGAGCGACTGCACTGTAACCGACTGGCGCGACGCGAGTGCCACTTCCGCCACGTTCAAGAATCCCCGCCGCGAGCGTCAGAGTATGACACGCTCCGTATGGCTCAAAGCCGACGACACCGTCGGCGACTGGGAGGCGCGACGAAAACGAATCACTGCTGGGCTCGAAGCCGGTGTTGACTGGGTACTCGTCGATAGCGAGGACGTTTCGAAAGTACGCGAACTCGGTCAGGTGAACGTCGCGGCGTTCGCAAACGGTGATGTCCACGTCATGGACGCAGAACCCGACGCGGTCGAAGACCTCCCCGACGTGACCATCGTCGGGAAAGAAGGCGAAGGCGACGGGACGGTTGACCTCCCCGCTGATTTCTCCGGCTCTGCTGACCTCTCTACCCTCCGCCGGAGCGACGAGCGCGCCCACGGTGCGTACGTCCGCATTCTCGACAAAGAGTACGAAGCGTTCGCGGAAGCCGCCGCCCACGACGCAGACTACACCATTGTCATCGGCGAAGACTGGACCATCATCCCGCTCGAAAACCTTATCGCCCGCATCGGCGAGGAGACCGAACTCATCGCGGGCGTCCAGACCGCCCAAGAGGCGAAAACCGCCTTCGAGACCCTCGAACTCGGCGCGGATGCGGTGTTGCTCGACACCGACGACCCGGACGAGATTCGCCGCACGGTCGATGTGCGCGACGAATCAGAGCGCGAATCGCTCGACTTGCAGTGGGCGACCGTCACCGCAATCGAACAGACCGGCTCTGCAGACCGCGTCTGTGTCGATACGGGGTCACTGTTCGAACACGACGAAGGAATGCTCGTTGGCAGTATGAGCCGTGGGCTGTTTTTCGTCCACGCAGAGACTGCAGAGTCGCCGTACGTTGCCTCCCGGCCGTTCCGCGTGAACGCCGGTGCGGTCCACGCCTACGTTCGGACGCCAGACGGCGGCACGAAGTACCTCGCCGAACTCAAAAGCGGCGACGAGGTGCAGGTCGTCGATACGGCAGGTCACACCCGTGAGGCCATCGTCGGGCGGGCGAAAATCGAGAAGCGTCCGATGTTCCGGGTCGAAGCCGAAACGCAAACCGGCGACCGCATCGAAACCCTCCTCCAGAATGCAGAGACCATCAAGGTCGCCACCTCTGAGGGCCGCAAGGCGGTCACCGACCTCGCGGTTGGCGATGAGGTGAAAATCTACTACGAAGACACGGCTCGCCACTTCGGGGAAGCCGTCGAAGAAAGCATCATCGAGAAGTAATCAGTTCACGTCGTCGCTCAACGTGGGCGGCAGTTCCGTCGTACACCAGTGACAGAAGTTGAGTTCGGGGTCAACGTCTCGACCACACGCCGGACACCGCGTCCCCTCGACGACGGCTTTGACGGCCTGATTTTTCGTCGCTGCGAGGCGATAGGCGTCTATCATGCTGAGCGCCGTGATGAACAGTACCGTAAACGCGGCCTCGAGCGACAGCTGTTCGCTCGCGCGGCTGAGCGCAGCAATCGAGAGGTCCGCCGTCTGGACGGCCTGTTCTGGAATGACGAACGACGCCGTTGCAATCATCAACCCGAACCAGAGCAGTGCTCTCAGCCATTCACGGATGTAGACGTGACCAAGGCCGGGATAGACGAACGCCAACAGCGCCGCAAGCCACGGGCGCTTACGCGAGGTTTGCCCCATTACTTCCTCCGTCTCGGTTGTCACCGTTTGTTAAACTTCCGAAGGTCACTGTCTTAGTCAGTACTGTCGAGTTTGTTGATGAGTGTGCGCATCGTTTCGAGGTCGTACTGCCCGGGTGCAGTCGCGTCTTCCGACCGAAGTGGCGCGTAGCCAATCCGCGACCCGTAGAGCGGTGCGACCACCCGAGAATGTCTGCCCACCTCGCCCATCGCCATCGTCGCCACGGCGTGGCCGTTCGCGTCGAACGTCCGGGTGGCGAACAGCACGTCGAGGACGTCGTCGAGCGAGGTTGCCGTACACGCGAGTTTCGCTACGTCGCCGTGGTCGCTCGCGGTTTTGAGCAAGTGACGAAGCTCGGCAATGGGTGGCGTTGTCTCGAAATCGTGCATCGAGACGATCGCGGTCGTGTCTGCCTCACGGGCGGCCGCAACGACGCGCTCGCCGTCTCCGTCTTCGATGGCCTTGAGTTCGATGTCAACCGCGCAGACGGCGTCGTGTTCGGCTGCTTCACAGAGGGCGTCGAGTCGGGCTGCGTCGTCTTTGGCCTCGCCGCCTTCCCAGTAGACGCGATTGGTCACGATGAGTGGCAACTCGCCGTCATAGTCGCGGAGCGCAGAGAGGGGGTCTGTGGCGAGATCCATCCGATATTCGACGGCGTCGGCCACGGAGCGGGCGTCGGGTTCGTCGCTGAGCGTCGCCGTACTCGCGGCGAGGACGAACTCGTCGAAATTCATAGCTGAGTGTACGCGTTCAGATGGAAAAACGTACCCCTATCTTTTTCGTGGTGAGAATGCCGTCCGTTAGGACAGGCCTGAAGCCGCCAATTCCTCCACAGTCTACCGCTGGGTGCAGGCTGAATACCCCACGACTGCGAATCATTAATTTGTGGACCTCGAGCAAGCCGATGTGGCGTCGCCAAGAACATGCCACCGCCTCCACCAACGTTCCGTCATCGTAATCGAGCGACTGCACGCGGAGACGCTCTAAAATTGATGGATGGAGAGATTATTCGCTGGGCAGCTCGGTAACGCCGAGCTGTTGCATCAACCCGAGTGTGTCGATCATCGGCCATGCTTCCGCGATCTTTCCACCCGCAATACGGAAGAAAACCGTTCCATCCCAAGTTGCCGTCTCCCCCGTAGCGGGGATGCCCATGTATTCACCCTCGTGTGTGGCGGTATAGGTGATTCGCGCGGCCACCAAATCGTCCGCTGCGACCATCGAGGCGATGGTCGCCGTCATGTCAGGGAACGCCTCGTTCACTCCCCGAACGTACTGATCGATGGCGTCGTGGCCAGTCAGATCCTCGGCGCCAGGAGCGCTGTGAATAACGACATCGCTCGCGTAAATCTCCCAGAGGACGTCATGATCGTTTCCGTTGATGAACTCCTCGTAGAGTCTCCGAACGAGTGTCTGGTTTGCCTCCACCGCTGTTGTCGCTGCCATGGTTTTCTCCTCCAATCAGGCGTTCGCCTCTACCGGTCGCGCTTCCTGCTTGTCAACACCGCGAACGCCAGTATTATTTCGACCCGAACAATGTTAAATGTCACCACATGTCATGCAGGTCCGACGCGAAAGTGACGACGATTGACTAGGCTTCCTCATGCAGGAGAAGCCTCGCCGTTTACGGGGAGGACGATGTCACTCAGTGTGGCTCTCGTGGCGGACGAGATAGCCGTCTTCGCGGGGTTCGATCTCGTCGATGTCGTAGAGCAAGATGTTGCGCTCTTGTTTGGTGACCACGGAGAAGTCGTAATGGGCAGCGTCGTAGTCGAGCGATTCGCCCGTCGCAGCTCGTGCGGTGGCAAAGTCGCGGTGTGAGTCGAGCCGGTTTTCAATTCGTTCGCGGGCGAGTTCGGGCGCGTTCTCGACGCGGTCGTCGAATTGCTCGATAAGGGTGTCGTCGAGTTCGTAGCCTACCGAGCTTCGCCCCGCGACCATCGCCGCGAGGGTGGTCGTTCCGGTTCCCCAGAACGGGTCGAGGACGGTGTCGCCGTACACCGAATACATGTGAATGAGGCGAAGCGGGATTTCGAGTGGGTAGGCCGCAGACCGCTCTCGATTCGCCCCATCCAGCGACTGCCCGGTTCCTTGGATGTCCGTCCAGAGGTCTGAGAACCACTCGTTTCGTTCTTCCCAGAAGAAGGCGCTCTCGTAGCGTTCTGCACAGCCGGGGTCGAACTCGCGGGTGCCGCCGTTTCGAAACACGAGGATGTACTCGTGTTCGAGCGTCGCGTAGGCGTTCGACGGAAGCATCCCCGACCCCATGAACTTCGTCAGCCGATTTGAGGGTTTTCGCCAGAGGATGTCGGGGAGGACCGAAAAGCCGCGCTCGCGCATTTCATCGATGACGGCGACGTGGTTCGGAAAGAGCTGAAACTCGCCGCCAATCGAGCGGGTGGCGTCGCCAATATTGATGCAGGCGATGCCACCGGGGCGGAGGACGCGCTTGAGTTCGTCCCAGACCGGGGCGAGAGCGTCGTGCATAGCGTCGAAGGCGTCGTCACCCTCGCCCGAGTCGAGGTGGGATTCGACCGTCGAATCGAGCGACGAAAACAGGCCGTCCCACATCGCTATCATCGGATAGGGCGGAGAGGTGACGACGAGGTCGACTACACCCTCGTCTACGTGTGCCATCTCGCGGGCGTCCGACGCGTAGATGGCGTGGTCGGTCTGCATGGACGTGCAGTCGGGACCCGGGGGTACGTGTCTTGCGGTCTCTCGACTCGGCGGTGATGAAAAATCCGAAAAAACGACTGGCGAACTTACGCCATCGGTACGTCCTGCTCGGCTTCGAGCAGTTCGTGGTAGCGGTTGCGGATGGTGACTTCGCTGATGTCTGCGACTTCGCTCACGGCGGCTTGCGTTGTCTTCTCGTTGGTGAGCAGTGCAGCGGCGTAGACGGCGGCAGCGGCGAGGCCGACCGGCGATTTGCCGCTGTGGACGCCCTGTTCTTTCGCGTTGCGAAGGAGCTGGCGGGCGCGGTGTTCTGCTTCCTCAGAAAGGTCGAGCGAGGAGGCAAAGCGCGGGACGTAGCTCTCTGGGTCAGCGGGACGCACTTCGAGGCCGAGTTCGCGCACGACGTAGCGGTAGGTGCGCGCGATTTCGCTCTTTTCAACGCGGGAGACCTCTGCAATCTCGTCGAGACTGCGGGGCATGCTCGCTTGGCGGGCGGCGGCGTAGACGGCGGAGGTGGCGACGCCCTCGATGGAGCGGCCGGGAAGCAGGTCTTCGGTGAGTGCGCGGCGGTAGATGACCGAGGCGGTCTCACGAACGTTGTTCGGGAGGCCGAGTGCGGAGGCCATGCGGTCGATTTCGCCGAGCGCCTGTTTCAGGTTGCGTTCCTTGCTGTCGCGGGTGCGGAAGCGTTCGTTCCACTTGCGAAGCCGCTGCATCTTCGCGCGCTGGCGGCTGCCCAGCGACTTGCCGTATGCGTCCTTGTCGCGCCAGTCGATGTTCGTTGACAGTCCCTTGTCGTGCATGGTGTTGGTCGTCGGTGCGCCAACACGCGATTTTTTATCCTTCTCGCGGGCGTCGAATGCACGCCATTCCGGGCCGCGGTCGATTTCGTCTTCGTCGACGACGAGGCCACAGTCCTGACAGACCGTTTCGCCGTGGGTAGAGTCGGCGACGACCTTGCCGGAGCCACATTCTGGGCAGTCGAGTTTACTGCCCGATTCCTGTTCTTTCTCGCTCTCTTCTTGGTTTGCTCGGGTTCGTGTTCGAGTGTGTTCTCTCATGGGTGTGCGCTGGCGGGGGCTGTCCGGGAAGCGTATCTGAAGAAATCCCGGATGGCTGTCCGTGGCCCGGGCTTCGGACGAAACTTATATAACCGTTTTGGTTCTCTGCCCCGAACCCGGACGAAACCAGAAAATATGGCCGTTTCAGCCCAAACTAGCACAAGTGTTATATATTGTCATGGTCGGCCGGACGGATATCAACGGCCAAGTGCCCGGCCCACCACCGCCCTGCTATGCGAGTGGGCGTCGGCAGTCAGAATCCAGTCAAAGTTCGGGCGACAGAACGCGCCGTGGGCGACGTACTCTCTACGACCGTCGAGGCCGTCGCCGTCGAGTCAGGCGTGGGCGAACAGCCCTATGGCCTCGACGAAACCATCACAGGGGCCGAAAATCGGGCGCGTGCCGTGCTCGACACCGGCGATTACGAGCTCGGCGTCGGCATCGAGGGTGGGGTTGCACCCATCGAGGGCGACCTGTACCTCGTCATGTGGGCGGCCGTTACCGACGGCGAAATCGTGGGAAAAGGCGCAGGCCCGAGCCTCGTGTTGCCAGACGCTATCGCCACACGCATTGAGGAAGGCGAAGAACTCGGGCCGGTCATGGACGACGTACTCGACATGACCAACGTCGCGAAAAAACAGGGCGCTGCGGGCGCGCTGACGGCGGGCGTCGTTGACCGTGAGGACGCACTGACCCACGCCGTGGCCGGGGCACTCGGCCCCTTCGTTTCGTCGCTCTACTAGTTATCGACGGCCTCGACCTCTGGCACGTCACGACTCTCTTTGACCGCGGTCGTAAGCGAGACGTTGAGCAGCAACATTGAGGCGACGCCGCCGATGACCGTCACGATGTTTTTCACGGCGTGGTCAACGATTGCCGCGCCGAGGGCGAGTTCCCACGAGACGGGGAGGAGTGCGACCACCAGTAGCGAAAACGCCCCTTCGTAGAGGCCAACGCCGCCGGGTGAGAGCGGGAGGACTTTCGCCAAGTTCCCAACGCTCACCGCGAAGAAGCCAACGGCGAGCAGCGTCGTGAACGGCAAGTCAACACCGAAGGCGGCGAACACGAGGACGGCGGTGAGCACGTCGAGCGTCCAAATGAGGAGGCTACTCGCGCCCACGCGGGCGAACGCTCGCTTGTCGTTCGCGACGACCTGCACGTCACCGGCGAATCGCTCTAAGACGCCCGCCACGTAGTCCGCATACGAGTCGTTGCTGATGCGAGTGATGAACGACCGAATGTAGTTGCGGTCGGTGCGCGCGGAGGCGACGATGAGCGCCGTCACGGAGATGGCCGCAGCGCCGACAAATCCGGCGAGGTAGAGGGCGTATCGCCCACTCTGACCGCGCTCGCCGCTGATTTGTGCGATGGCTTGGGTGAAGCCGTCGACGCTCGTAAAGCCGGTGAGTGCGAGCAGGATGAACACCGACCCGGCGAGCACTGTGATGGTGAGCAAGTCGAACACCCGTTCGACGGCGAGTGACGCAAAGCCGGAGGGATACGGCACTTTCCGCCGGGTCTTAACGACGTAGGCGCGCACCCCGTCACCGAGCCGGGCGGGGAACACGAGGTTCCCGGTTTGGCTGATGAAGATTGCGCCGGTCAGAAAGCCGGTCTTCTCGCGGAAGCCCAGTTTGTCAAGGATGTCCTTATAACGCGCTCCGCGAAGCGGCCACGAGACGAGGTAGACAACCGCGGCGATGCCGATGAGGACGGGGTCTGCGCCCTGCATCTCGGTGATGACCTGACTGAAGTCGAGGTACTGGGTCATCAACACGAGCGCAACGAGGGTGAGCACTGTCCCCGCCGCGAGCGTCGTGGTGCGGTTGATTCTTGGATTCACTGAGAACTCGTACCAGACGCGCAGAATCTGACTGCCCATCCCGAACACGTCGCGGACGAGGTCGACCTTCGTGTCCTCCATCGGCGTCCAATCGACGGCGAACTCGTTGATGCGGTAACCCTCCTTCTGGGCGCGTACGAGAACTTCCGTGTCCCAGAACCAGTGGTTGTCCTCCACGTCGTCCATAATCGAGAACAGCGCCTCGCGGTCGAACGCTTTGAACCCACACTGGTGGTCGAGCAGGTCAGAGGGCAGGAACAACCGCGTGAGGGTGTTGAATCCCTTGCTCGGAATCCCGCGCTTTGCAGGACGGTCGATTTCATTGCCCGGCATCCACCGCGACCCGGTTGCGATGTCGTACTCGCCGGAGCGAACGCTCTCGACGAGTTCTTCTAGATGCCGCATATCCGTCGCCAGGTCCGTGTCGAAGTAGACTAACGTACTGCCGTGGGACGCCTCGAACGCGCGTTCGAGCGCGCCACCACGGCCGAGTCGTTCGTCTGAGTGGAAGTGTCGAACCGCAGGGTAGGCCGCTTCCATCTCGTCTGCGAGTTCCGGGGTGCGGTCGTCACACCCGTCTTCTGCGACGATGACTTCGAACGAGCCGGGGGGAAGAAATGATGCGAGCGTGTCGAGCGTGGTTTTCACCGTGTGCTCGATGGTTTTCTCCTCGTTGTAGGCGGGGAGAACAACGCTCACTTCAACGTCTTGGCTCATTATTCGAAATTCAGCCACCGACTCCTAAAGCACTTCTGGCCTGCTCTCAGCGCCCAAACCAATCGAGATGCAGATTAGTTCGGATGGTTGGGTAGAAGCGTGTCGATGAACGGACCAACGTCCGCTCCCACCTGCGATTGCAACTCCTCCGGCGACGTGTATGGTCGGTTCACGATGACGTCTCCCGCCCGCCCACGGCCGAGTCCGGGAATCGCCATCAGCTCGTCCATCGACGCCTCGTTCACGTCGAGCGGGTGGCAGACGCCCGAAATCGAGCGATAGCCGTGGTCGGTCACCGCGATGTCCACCGACTGGCCGAGTTCGCGCTCGCCCGGCACCGCGACGAGCAGTGGATACGTCCCGAGTTGGCGGCCAAACGTCTTGCCGTCTTTGTGGTATTCTAAGTGGACGTCCGGGAGGATGGTCCCCGGCGGCGCAACCCGTTTGAGCATCGGGTTGTCAATCTC encodes:
- a CDS encoding type I 3-dehydroquinate dehydratase, with product MNFDEFVLAASTATLSDEPDARSVADAVEYRMDLATDPLSALRDYDGELPLIVTNRVYWEGGEAKDDAARLDALCEAAEHDAVCAVDIELKAIEDGDGERVVAAAREADTTAIVSMHDFETTPPIAELRHLLKTASDHGDVAKLACTATSLDDVLDVLFATRTFDANGHAVATMAMGEVGRHSRVVAPLYGSRIGYAPLRSEDATAPGQYDLETMRTLINKLDSTD
- the yjjX gene encoding inosine/xanthosine triphosphatase, which gives rise to MRVGVGSQNPVKVRATERAVGDVLSTTVEAVAVESGVGEQPYGLDETITGAENRARAVLDTGDYELGVGIEGGVAPIEGDLYLVMWAAVTDGEIVGKGAGPSLVLPDAIATRIEEGEELGPVMDDVLDMTNVAKKQGAAGALTAGVVDREDALTHAVAGALGPFVSSLY
- a CDS encoding site-specific DNA-methyltransferase, whose product is MQTDHAIYASDAREMAHVDEGVVDLVVTSPPYPMIAMWDGLFSSLDSTVESHLDSGEGDDAFDAMHDALAPVWDELKRVLRPGGIACINIGDATRSIGGEFQLFPNHVAVIDEMRERGFSVLPDILWRKPSNRLTKFMGSGMLPSNAYATLEHEYILVFRNGGTREFDPGCAERYESAFFWEERNEWFSDLWTDIQGTGQSLDGANRERSAAYPLEIPLRLIHMYSVYGDTVLDPFWGTGTTTLAAMVAGRSSVGYELDDTLIEQFDDRVENAPELARERIENRLDSHRDFATARAATGESLDYDAAHYDFSVVTKQERNILLYDIDEIEPREDGYLVRHESHTE
- the trpB gene encoding tryptophan synthase subunit beta yields the protein MSDSPAKFGDYGGQYVPEVLMPAIEELTDAYERYVLENEDGFMDDFRARLRDFGGRPTPLQHAEQLSERYDTEVYLKREDLVHGGAHKLNNALGQVLLAKYMGKARIVAETGAGQHGTATAMAAAHLGMDCEVYMGRRDITRQRPNVFRMRINGSKVNPVDVGRGTLKEAINETMRDWATNVEDTHYVIGSVVGPHPFPRMVRDFQSVISEEARAQIREKTGGLPDSVVACAGGGSNTMGAFHNFVPDEDVALYAVEAGGSSLDVDEEKGVAPNSASLSTGSVGVLHGARTRLLQSRDGQILESHSISSGLDYAGVGPELAYLVDTGRVTPVTVPDDAALEAFHRFSQEEGIIPALETAHAIAYLETADDLGESVIVNISGRGDKDLESVLEETAKRDLVNAPEMGVFE
- a CDS encoding transcription initiation factor IIB translates to MREHTRTRTRANQEESEKEQESGSKLDCPECGSGKVVADSTHGETVCQDCGLVVDEDEIDRGPEWRAFDAREKDKKSRVGAPTTNTMHDKGLSTNIDWRDKDAYGKSLGSRQRAKMQRLRKWNERFRTRDSKERNLKQALGEIDRMASALGLPNNVRETASVIYRRALTEDLLPGRSIEGVATSAVYAAARQASMPRSLDEIAEVSRVEKSEIARTYRYVVRELGLEVRPADPESYVPRFASSLDLSEEAEHRARQLLRNAKEQGVHSGKSPVGLAAAAVYAAALLTNEKTTQAAVSEVADISEVTIRNRYHELLEAEQDVPMA
- a CDS encoding zinc ribbon domain-containing protein → MGQTSRKRPWLAALLAFVYPGLGHVYIREWLRALLWFGLMIATASFVIPEQAVQTADLSIAALSRASEQLSLEAAFTVLFITALSMIDAYRLAATKNQAVKAVVEGTRCPACGRDVDPELNFCHWCTTELPPTLSDDVN
- the trpC gene encoding indole-3-glycerol phosphate synthase, which gives rise to MVVQDEVAPEVAAILASARERDGATERVSVEPRSLESAFSTAEDAGRVPLITEVKPTSPTTDGVRADDPAQLAREMVAGGAAAISVLTEPDHFGGSLENLRAVREAVDVPVLRKDFILREEQLDAVESDVILLIVRFVDDLETLLTAARDRGFQVLVEVHTAAELDEALDAGATIIGINNRDLTSLSVDLGTFESLAPKVPDDVLLIAESGVSTPDDVSRMRAAGADGLLIGTAIMDGDVTENTRLLSQL
- the trpA gene encoding tryptophan synthase subunit alpha, translated to MNAISDAFREGPALIPYITAGDPDAESTKEQVRALARGGADIIELGLPFSEPIADGPTIQNAIQRSLDAGMTPRKYLDLVADLDVDVPLVCMTYYNLIYQYGNEPVRAFVEAAADAGISGLIVPDLPVEESDDLRAACDEFGLDLIFIVAPTTKGERLDRVMEQVSGFVYVQARLGTTGAQADVSTQTHDSLGRLANYDVPKAVGFGVSEGHHAREIVAAGADGVVAGSVFVDLIASGEDVASNLEQKARELAEGARTGFTQRVPRPERT
- a CDS encoding ester cyclase; its protein translation is MAATTAVEANQTLVRRLYEEFINGNDHDVLWEIYASDVVIHSAPGAEDLTGHDAIDQYVRGVNEAFPDMTATIASMVAADDLVAARITYTATHEGEYMGIPATGETATWDGTVFFRIAGGKIAEAWPMIDTLGLMQQLGVTELPSE
- a CDS encoding 3-dehydroquinate synthase II, whose amino-acid sequence is MTRSVWLKADDTVGDWEARRKRITAGLEAGVDWVLVDSEDVSKVRELGQVNVAAFANGDVHVMDAEPDAVEDLPDVTIVGKEGEGDGTVDLPADFSGSADLSTLRRSDERAHGAYVRILDKEYEAFAEAAAHDADYTIVIGEDWTIIPLENLIARIGEETELIAGVQTAQEAKTAFETLELGADAVLLDTDDPDEIRRTVDVRDESERESLDLQWATVTAIEQTGSADRVCVDTGSLFEHDEGMLVGSMSRGLFFVHAETAESPYVASRPFRVNAGAVHAYVRTPDGGTKYLAELKSGDEVQVVDTAGHTREAIVGRAKIEKRPMFRVEAETQTGDRIETLLQNAETIKVATSEGRKAVTDLAVGDEVKIYYEDTARHFGEAVEESIIEK
- a CDS encoding 2-amino-3,7-dideoxy-D-threo-hept-6-ulosonate synthase; its protein translation is MNIGKAARLERIGTRGRYVIVPMDHGITLGAVQGLKDIEATIESVTRGGADCVLTQKGIAPRVHGNKNGKGYIVHLNASTTIGPDSNDKRMTGTVEDAIRAGADAVSVHVNVGSDHEPKQMEDLARVTSEADRLGIPVLAMTYARGPGIDEHDAEALGHAARFGEELGADIIKTAYSGDPESFRHVTESTRLPVVIAGGSRGTDLETIQMVRGAMDAGAAGVSMGRSIFQHENPEAIARAVTDVVHNDAPADKALERAGLAVKA